Proteins co-encoded in one Girardinichthys multiradiatus isolate DD_20200921_A chromosome 11, DD_fGirMul_XY1, whole genome shotgun sequence genomic window:
- the LOC124876954 gene encoding myb/SANT-like DNA-binding domain-containing protein 2 has translation MAASSNAELSPEITTPLKIPKTEVPSPESEDLSDSVQYHSNPSTPNRFSPLNVGSGTAGRTAASSSSNSFTACRGMSWTPSETNALIAVWGNERLTEARMQQLEVAGTVFSGKPPGPAMYERVSRALLDLGYDRTPSQCRERMKTLRRCYSRVKEHGIGKRKSSYTLEQLEKVFGQGGWDSQSCAPVLINSSGLYQEMESNGSTLEDFSQEDWCNQVLDSAFQEGDMDTGLEDIQVPKSRALQIQAELCELTQKRETMQTTIRILESVQLNWEHFQTWTEFSRLHLSNKLAIFGVGYNTRWREDIRYHYAEISSQVPLGKRLREYFNPEKPEGRVIMTKVQKMNWKSVYYKFLDITISEARCLELHMEVDWIPVSQSQVMSSSKVSSHYLLPGHIPKTHGLYAIGYGTLSACNNPAHTSLQADEEDSCSLPQCGGENGSEQCDGETEQGVRTWPTVTYCYLGIAEDRTIQQCLFQHFQGSGKHYAYGEPSSVTHFLQENCRSARTGQDSECSKDSQQCCAIYVKFIEVELDFLSAGSLVECLETAVGYSLKFNNKETL, from the exons ATGGCGGCGTCCAGTAACGCTGAGCTCTCTCCAGAGATAACGACACCATTAAAGATACCGAAAACCGAAGTGCCATCTCCCGAGTCAGAGGACTTGAGTGACAGTGTTCAATACCACTCTAATCCCTCGACACCGAACCGATTCTCGCCTCTGAACGTGGGCTCTGGCACCGCGGGCCGGACGGCGGCCTCATCCTCGTCTAACAGCTTCACCGCCTGCCGGGGGATGTCATGGACGCCGTCCGAGACAAACGCTCTCATCGCGGTGTGGGGCAACGAGAGGCTTACGGAGGCGAGGATGCAGCAGCTGGAGGTCGCTGGAACCGTGTTCTCCGGGAAGCCACCTGGTCCTGCCATGTACGAGCGGGTGTCCAGAGCCCTTTTGGACCTGGGGTACGACAGAACCCCGTCCCAGTGCAGGGAGAGGATGAAG ACACTGAGGCGCTGCTACAGCCGTGTGAAGGAACACGGAATCGGGAAAAGAAAGAGCAGCTACACTTTGGAGCAGCTGGAGAAGGTGTTTGGCCAAGGAGGCTGGGACTCTCAGAGCTGCGCCCCTGTGCTCATCAACAGCAGCGGGCTGTATCAGGAGATGGAGTCTAATGGCAGCACCCTGGAAGACTTCTCCCAGGAGGACTGGTGCAACCAGGTGCTGGATTCAGCTTTCCAGGAGGGAGACATGGACACTG GTTTAGAAGACATACAGGTGCCTAAAAGCAGAGCTCTACAGATTCAAGCAGAATTGTGTGAACTAACACA AAAAAGGGAGACGATGCAAACCACGATCCGCATCCTGGAGTCTGTGCAGCTGAACTGGGAGCACTTCCAGACATGGACTGAGTTCTCACGGCTGCACCTGTCCAATAAACTGGCCATCTTCGGCGTGGGCTACAACACGCGCTGGCGTGAGGACATACGCTACCACTACGCTGAAATCAGCTCCCAGGTGCCGCTGGGCAAGAGGCTTCGGGAGTACTTCAACCCAGAAAAGCCAGAGGGCCGGGTCATCATGACGAAAGTTCAGAAGATGAACTGGAAGAGTGTTTACTACAAGTTCCTGGACATTACCATCAGTGAGGCGCGCTGCCTGGAGCTCCACATGGAGGTGGACTGGATCCCCGTGTCGCAGTCCCAGGTGATGAGCAGCAGCAAGGTCTCGTCCCACTATCTCCTTCCTGGTCATATCCCCAAGACACATGGGTTGTATGCCATCGGCTATGGGACACTGTCGGCTTGTAACAACCCAGCTCACACATCTCTTCAGGCTGACGAGGAGGACAGCTGCAGCTTACCTCAGTGTGGGGGAGAAAACGGGTCAGAGCAGTGTGACGGAGAAACAGAGCAAGGTGTCAGGACTTGGCCAACAGTCACTTACTGCTACTTGGGCATAGCTGAGGACAGGACCATTCAGCAGTGCCTCTTCCAGCACTTTCAGGGATCTGGGAAACACTACGCCTATGGTGAGCCTTCCAGTGTGACACACTTCCTGCAGGAGAACTGTCGCAGTGCCAGAACAGGTCAGGACAGCGAATGCAGCAAAGACTCACAACAATGTTGCGCTATTTATGTCAAATTCATTGAGGTGGAGCTGGACTTCCTCTCAGCAGGCTCCCTGGTGGAATGCCTTGAAACTGCTGTTGGTTACTCATTGAAATTCAACAACAAAGAAACGTTGTAA